Proteins from one Mycobacterium sp. HUMS_12744610 genomic window:
- a CDS encoding ferrochelatase — MQFDAVLLLSFGGPEGPEQVRPFLENVTRGRGVPPERLDEVAQHYLHFGGVSPINGINRALIAELQTETGLPVYFGNRNWEPYVEETVATMRDNGVRRAAVFTTSAWSGYSSCTQYVEDIARARRVTGPGAPELVKLRPYFDHPLFVEMFAESIAAAAATMPPGRRDAARLVFTAHSVPVAADRRCGPNLYSRQVGYAARLVAAAAGYAEHDVVWQSRSGPPQVPWLEPDVADHLGALAKGGNDAVVVCPIGFVADHIEVVWDLDHELRLQAEAAGIALARAATPNADRRFAQLAAGLIDELRDDRTPLRVGGRNPVPGCLASVNGEPCRPPHCVAPQQ; from the coding sequence ATGCAATTCGATGCCGTCCTGCTGCTGTCGTTCGGCGGGCCGGAAGGTCCCGAGCAGGTGCGGCCGTTCCTGGAGAACGTCACCCGCGGCCGTGGCGTTCCGCCCGAACGCCTCGACGAGGTCGCGCAACACTACCTGCACTTCGGCGGGGTGTCGCCGATCAACGGGATCAACCGGGCGCTGATCGCCGAGTTGCAGACAGAAACCGGGCTACCGGTGTACTTCGGCAACCGCAACTGGGAGCCCTACGTCGAGGAAACCGTTGCCACGATGCGCGACAACGGCGTTCGGCGGGCGGCGGTGTTCACCACGTCGGCGTGGAGCGGGTATTCCAGCTGCACCCAGTACGTCGAGGACATCGCCCGGGCCCGGCGGGTGACCGGGCCGGGAGCGCCCGAGCTGGTCAAGCTGCGGCCCTACTTCGACCACCCGCTGTTCGTTGAGATGTTCGCCGAGTCGATCGCTGCGGCCGCCGCCACGATGCCTCCCGGGCGACGCGATGCCGCGCGGCTGGTGTTCACCGCGCATTCGGTGCCGGTGGCCGCCGACCGGCGCTGCGGCCCGAACCTCTACAGCCGCCAAGTCGGTTATGCCGCAAGGCTGGTCGCGGCGGCCGCCGGCTACGCCGAGCACGACGTGGTGTGGCAGTCGCGGTCGGGCCCGCCACAGGTGCCCTGGCTGGAACCCGACGTCGCCGACCACCTGGGGGCGCTGGCGAAGGGCGGCAACGACGCCGTCGTCGTGTGCCCGATCGGCTTCGTCGCCGACCACATCGAAGTGGTGTGGGACCTCGACCACGAGTTGCGCCTGCAGGCCGAGGCGGCGGGCATCGCGTTGGCCCGGGCTGCAACACCCAACGCCGACAGGCGATTCGCCCAGCTGGCCGCCGGTTTGATCGACGAACTGCGCGACGACCGCACGCCGCTGCGGGTGGGCGGCCGGAATCCGGTGCCCGGCTGCCTGGCCAGCGTCAACGGCGAGCCGTGCCGCCCGCCGCACTGCGTGGCGCCGCAACAGTAG